From the Gadus chalcogrammus isolate NIFS_2021 chromosome 18, NIFS_Gcha_1.0, whole genome shotgun sequence genome, the window CAGATTGGCCAGTGGGTGAAGTGGAGGCCGATTCAAGATCTGAATCTAGTTTTGTATCTGAAaacgatttttttaaatcactCCTCGATAGCATTTTTGTCCCTCTACACTAGTTTCATCGCAGCTAAATCTGGTTTCAAATCATATCTTAAACTGGTTTAAGAAGGAGCCGACTCACTTGAGCGAGACCAGTTTGCGGTTGACCAGCAGAACGTCGGCGAGCGCACGCGTCCCCTCCTCCCCGATCGCGTTGTTCTGGAAACTACCGTCAGACCGAACCGTTAAGCAGATCCGACGGACCAATGCAGTGATAGATATATACGTATGGATGATGTGTTGATGATGAGCTCACTTGATGGACACCAGGGCTTGGTTCATCTTCAAAGCTTCAGCCAGAAAACGGGCGCCTTTGGCTCCGATGTTGTTGCTGCGGAGACTGAGACAAACATACAGAGCTGATTGGATACATCTTAAACAAAACTCCTGTACACAATCTAGTgaaatgtaaatacacacatctctctttctcgttcactctctgcccctctcaTTATATTACCAGATGATTTGATGTCACTCTGTGTGTACTCTAGTGTGGTGAGGGTTTtgtttgtatacattttttaagcgctttgagtgtgagaaaaaagcgctatataaattgattatattattattattatttattatttattatttattacttatTACTTATTATATTACTCCATTATATTATGTCACTTGAATTTGGTGATGGTTAGGGTAATTgcatatatattacatattactTATAATATGACTAGATTATAGGACCTTGCTCTAGTCTTGTGAGTTTTAGGTATAAACATCACATATTACATATTACATTACTCGTTTATAGGACCTTACTCTAGTGCGGTGAGGGTCCGGTTGACGAGGAGGGCTCGGCTCAGAGCTTTCGCTCCCAGGTTACCGATAGAGTTGTCCGCAAGACTAgcagggaggtgggaagagggaggtgggaggagggaggagtcgaTTGTTTGGTTTAAAATGTAACATAACAGAAGCCAACTGACTCACAGAGCTAgtcagtaaaaaaaacaacaaggacATCCTGAAGGGACAAATTAAGTGTGGCGCGAACGACATCGACCGACACCAACGTCACGTTAAAGTAAACTTGCGGCAGATGAAGAGTGCAGGAAACAGCGGTTAACAAATCAGTCGTAAGGAAGAGAGGCGATTGCACATTTCTGCAGTGTGTTACTgcactgaaaaaaaacacatgaccataaaaaacaacatattgAGTCGTCCGGTGGACTTTTTCGATTAAAAAGTTTGCCTGTTCGAACCGAAGTTCCACCCAGAACCTGACCTGATCTTCTGGACCTGGCAGTCTTTAGCACTCAATAGGCTTCCCAGCAACTCCATTACGTTGTCCTTGAAGTGGTTGTTCTCCAGCCTGCAAACAGAGATGATCTGTTCACCAATGGATAGaaacatccatctatctatacatcCAGACATACATCCATTAATCTATACAGCCGTTCATCCATACATGTATAAATCCATACAGCCTCTTTTCCCGCTTCACCTACATATATGTCACATTAAATAAGTTGCTAAACTATGTATGAATAGTGATGGCTCTGAGGGAGCAGGATAGTCTAgcgcattggttctcaaagtgcggccagcaggccaatggcggcccgccgaaacattcctggcggcccgcaatgacaaagtaaaaagaaagagaaaagttgactctctagctttcaattaaatccttttacatttgttagttttaatccgactgcacattactttgaaaggatgaacctcagtttcgtgattcaGACCTCACTTGGCCTCCCTCCCTGAGGTCCatggtgcaatgttttttttcaccactgggatgctgacggcgtttcccgcctaATTTTTTTAGGCGGCCCTCAGTCCAAttctgggttcctaaattggccctcagctgtcaaaactttgagaacccctgctctagCGGCTACGGTGACCCCCAGCAGaagggtactgggttcgatccccaatgtctgcagcagCCCTGAAGAGCtcctagagcaagatgccccctaaTCCCCCACCTGCCCCTTCATGACCTGCCCTTGAGGTCCCTGTAGGTCGCTTTAGAGGAAAGCGTTGGCTAAATGACTCAACGATAGCATCGATAGAATGAAAGATATCTGACCTCAGGTGGGAGCAGTACAGCAGCTGCGGCAGCAGACATTTGACGGTGGAGTAGTTGAGGCAGTCTGACAGGTTGGTCTCCTGGCAGCACTCCGGAGACACCTGCAGCAGGTAGGCCAGCGCGACGCAGTGGGACCGGCTCAGCGTCCCGGCCAGACTGCCGCTGCTCAGCGCTTCCTCCACCTTCCAAAGCAGCTCCGTGTGCTTCAGCTCCTGGAGGCAGTAGGCCAGGTTGACCTCCCGCAGGGAGACGGCTGCACCCCCTTCCGAGCCCCCCGTCGGACCCAGCAGGCTCTGGAGGAAGCCCCCGGCCCACACCTGCTGGCTGCAGTCGTCCTTCCCCACCAGCGCCGCAAGTGGCTTGGCGGCGCTGGGAGACAGCAAGCCCGCGAGGAACCGCACCAACACGTCCAGGTGGCCGCCGTCGTCCTGCTGCGACCGCTGCAGGGCGTTCCTGAAGTGGTTCTGGAAGCCCAACTTGGGCCACGACATGGCGCTCTCGGAGAACAGGTCGAAGATGGCCCGCTTGGAGGAGACGTGGTAAAACGTGGCCGCCAGGAACTCCTGCACCGTCAGGTGGGTGAAGCGGTACGCCACGAAGATGGCGGACTCCTCCCGCACCAGGAGCGCAGCACCATGGCTGCCCTGCGCGGACGGCAAGTCCACCCCGTGCGCCCGGAGGTCCTGCTCGCCGAAGGTGTACTTGTGTTTGATGAGTCCGTAGAATGCCAGGCGGCCGAGGGGTCCCAAGAGCTTACGGTGGCTGGCCTGGACCTGCTCCATCCTCATGGGCTCCCGGCCTCGGGGTTCCCCTGCCTCGGCGTTCATGGCACAGAAGTGTGCGTAGAGCTCCGTGCAGGTCCTGGGAAGGCTGTCCGGCGAGCCCTTCTGCAGGAGGAACCTCAGGGTCTCCATCACGATCTGGCAGACGCAGGGGATGTAGGACATCACCATCAGGAACTTGTGGGACTCCAGGTGAGCCCAGACCTGACCCGCCGTGTCCCGTTCCGGCAGACAGTGGTGGAGGAACGTGTGGACGTCCTGCGAGGTGAAGCCAGGGACCTCGGTGAGCCGGTCCACCAGTCCTACGGGGATCAGCGCCGCGTGGGCCGAACGCGACGTCAGCCACACCGACACGTTGGGGAGGAGGTTCCCGCGGATGATGTTGGTCACCAAGTCCTCCACGCTCACCTCCTTCTTCGGGTCGCTGCACGTGGACGCGTCCGAGAAGTTCAACCGGCAGCGGAACTCGTCCAGGCCGTCGAATATCAACAGCGTCCGACAGGCTCCGCTCAGGACGAGGGCGGGGTCGCTCAGGTGCGGGAAGGCCAGCCTCACCAGCCTCTCGGCAGACACCTTCTCCAGGGAGTTCAGCTCCCAGAAGGACAAGGGCAGGACGAAGCTGATGTCGCCGCACACCTTCCTCAGGCACCACTGGGTGACAAACTGCCGGACCAACGCCGTCTTGCCGATGCCGGCCACGCCCACGGTGAGAGACACCCTCGGAGAGGAGCTGACCCGCGTCAGGGGCTCCATCAGCCTGGCCAGGGCCAGGGGTCGGAGGTGGATCCGCCCGCTGCCCCGCGCGGTGTTGACCTGCATGAGGTCGTGCTCCTTCTGCTGGAGGTTGGAGAGGCCGTCCACCAGCAGCAAGCCCCGGGAGGCGCTGCTCAGGCTGGGGGGAGCGTTGTACATCCGGTCCCTGGAAGAAGCGAGCCTCTGGAGCAGCATCGTCTGGTGCTCCTTCACCATGTGGTCTGCAGGAGGGAACGTGGAGGACGCGGGACTTAGCAGTTGGCAACAGACTCAAGGCTTCACCCGCTGTTGATTACAGACTCCTTCCAAAGTTTTATTTGTGCATGTTATTATTCATttgttataataattattattgtgtGATTGATTCTCTTTATATTATGCACTTAGACCGAAGAGTTATTGTCGATAATTTCGTACGGACAGTAAAATATTTATTGTAAAATTGATCTCATTATGATTTGCATTCAGAACAGGTCGAGATAGGAAAGAGAGATCaatgtatatactgtatctaTAGCGCTGTCACATATTTAAGCCCCTTCATCGATTCCCTATTTAGTGCCTTGATTAGTCAGCTCCTTCAGACGTTTTCCCCAAATGTTGTGAATCAATTTCACAACTAAAAATAGAATTCCACCCCCTTAAACTGGAGCCTTGTTTCGGGGTTAGGCTAGGCCTCTACACGCACGGTGGGGAACAGGAAGAGACTGAGCGGGCCGTACCATGTGTCAGGATGAACAGAAAGAGACTGAGCGGGCCGTACCATGCGTCAGGATGAACAGGAAGAGACTGAGCGGGCCGTACCATGTGTCAGGATGAACAGGAAGAGACTGAGCGGGCCGTACCATGTGTCAGGATGAACAGGAAGAGACTGAGCGGGCCGTACCATGTGTCAGGATGAGCCGCGCCTCGTGGGAGTCGGAGTTCTCCACAAAGGCTTGAAGGGCGTCGGGCCCGTGGGGGGCTCTGCTGGCCAGCAGGGAGAGAAGGGTCAtgacctgctcctccacctgcctcccTCCGCCGTCCTCCACCCGCATCTCGTCCACCACGCTCAGCAGCTCCTGCCCCCGCAGGTGGGACAGCATCCGCCGCAGGAAGCTGGCGGTGGTGAAgcgctggagctgctgctggtgctgatgGACCCAGACGGATCCTGAGAGCCACACCCCAGACACATCCAATATGAACACATCCaatatgaacacagacacacccgatatgaacacagacacatccaatatgaacacagacacatccaatatgaacacagacacatccaatatgaacacagacacatccaaTCTGAACCCAGACACATCCAATCTGAACCCAGACACATCCaatatgaacacagacacatccaatatgaacacaaacacatccaatttgaacacagacacatccaaTATGAACACATCCAATATGAACACAGGCACATCCAATCTGAACCCAGACACATCCAATATGAACACACCCAATctgaacacagacacatccaatctgaacacagacacatccaaTATGAACACATCCAATATGAACGCATCCaatatgaacacagacacatccaaTATGAACACATCCaatatgaacacagacacatccaaTATGAACACATCCaatatgaacacagacacatccaatatgaacacagacacatccaatatgaacacagacacatccaaTATGAACACATCCAATATGAACACATCCAATATAAACACATGTAAATACACCCAatgtgaacacaaacacatccacaaacacatcTGGCGTCCCGCGGGGACCCGCCCCTATGACCCCGGGGGGCGTGGCCTACCGTGGGCGTCTCTGTCGCTCTTGGAGGGGGGTCCTCCGGGGTTGGACTGGAGGTCCATGTAGCAGTCTCTCTGCCATGTGACTCTCTCGCTGCGGCCCAGCAGGGCCTCGTACTGCCGGCCGCCGCGCGACATGAGCCCCTCACTGCCCACCTGGATAGGTGCTCGCCGCTCCGCCCCCGCACGCCAGCTCCAGGTTCACCTGCACAGGTagtgaggaggagcagtgagggagCCGACGCCTTGTGTGAATCGGTCTCATGTGATAGAAGGACAGACTGGAGCTGTGACAGAGGACACGTCGTGACTGTTATTGAGGAGAGACTCTTGGGGCGGCTCAGctcaggagggagagcaggtgtacttgtgtcgatgtgtccctgagcaagacacctcaccctgaccgctcccgacgagctggctgtcgccttgtatgGTTGACTCCGACGCCGGTGTGCCAATGAATTAATTAACCGTTGTAAGTCATAACATCATAAAAGAGTCTGCAAAATGCCGTAAATGTAGACTGTAGAAGTGAAAGGGACAGACTCTAAAGGTGATAAACGACCGAATGTAGCTGTGATACACGACAGGCCGTAGCTTTCTAAAGTAAAGCTCATAGCTGTGATAGAACATAGACTGTTGCCGTGATAAAGAACAGACTGTAGCTATTATGAATAACAGACTGTAGCTGTAGTGAAGGACAGACTGTATCTGTGATAAAGAGAGCCTGTAGCTGTGATAGGGAGCAGTCAGTGTAGCTGTAGGTTCAATCACACCGTGACAAAAGAAACGCACGAGAATAACCTCAACTTCCGTtgcatcacacaaacacattttcatatTCTGTTGTAACAAGTGGTGttgttaccatggaaacaggTCGGTGAACACAACATGATAGTTACTGCCATACCATACAACAACATACCATATGTGCAAGTTGATTTTGTATCAATGTATTTTAGTATTATTCAAATGAGGCCAACATATCATTTAATGTGTGGTTATATGAGGGATATAATACATACATGTTATAATTAGTATTTTCTTAAAGTGACGTTTTGATTAAAAGTGAGGGTGTGATTAGCtatgtaatggctaatcacactctcacCGGGTGTTATAATATATCGACTTTAAATGATCAAAAACATCTCATTATTTAGAGAATGTAATTACCGAGGTGGTGTAAACCAGAAGATGTAGGTTTTCATTGAATTCCAAACAAGCATGACCATATTCCTATCAAGCACAAAGTCCTGAAGATTGTGGACCTACTCACCATCAGTCGGTTCTGCAGAGATCCTGTCCGCTTTTACTTTGTTAATCACTAGAAGGTTCAATCCAGGGTGCCGCGCTTTGCAACCGGTCTCACTCACATACAGTTTGGCAAGAGGCGAGAAGGAAACTATCTCCTCCAAACAGTTTCCTGTCTCTAACCTCTGGACTTCCTGTGCAGAAGAAAAGCACCTCGAAATGCTTCATTGTTTGAACACGCGATGATGctgatcacacaaacacaaatcagtCTCCTGTTAAGGGTTACATAGGGTACAGCTCTCATGGTTAGGTTCACGTATAACCTAACATTTGGTTCATTTTGAGTATAACATTTAACAGGTACCactcataaaaataaataacttgtATCTCTGATTCCTATCCTCTGCACTCTTTCAAGTTATTCTTTGAAGTTTTGACACCAATTTTTtgttgttctcagcctcacttcTTTCTGTTACCACtcaggataaaagcatctgctaaatgataaTGAAGAAATGTAAATTATTAAGTTGTTGTTTAAATAGTACAAACATAGTGCAAACACAGAGGCTGCAGCTGAGCAAGATTACTGGAttacagtttgtgtgtggggttggATCACAAATGCTAACAATTCTGTTGCTCAtcagaaaaatatattttatttcaaaaatAATTTCCACAGTGCATGAGCTGAACAAACGTACCTTTGGGAAGGCAACAAAGCATGActtattcaaaaaaaaaaaaaaaattaaaaagttatataatttaaaatgttCTTTTACCTTGGCGTGATTTCATCGGCGTCATAAACAATAATTAATCATTTAAAACAAATGTCAATAAGAAGCAACTCAAAATGATTTGCAATATTCTTGTCTTCATCAGTGAAGTGTGTTAAAAGTTAGGGTGTTTAAAAAGGGTAATTGTTTCAAGTTCCAGGCGTGTTAAAGACGAATTTTAGAAAACAACATATAGGTTAGGGTTAATATACAGAaaggtaaatatatatatattcacggAACAAAAGATTATTACTCAGGtatcaaataaaaacacttcTTTCACGTTATTTTCCCTAAGTTAAACATGAGTTACAACAGACACGAGCAACACAGAcaggacccccctccccataaacacacaaacacaacccccTCCTAATACACAACCcctccattcacacacacacacacacacacacacacacacacacacacacacacacacacacacacacacacacacacacacacacacacacacacacacacacttttcaaaACAGACCTCAAGGAGTCCTATTTTTAAACCGTGCTTACATGTTCTTGTATGGTGTAAATTCACGCATTATTTCACGTTTTAAATTGTTGAAAGCTGCTGAATAACTTTAGGTAAGGCTTATTAATGTAAAAAAACGTGAGATCACATTCAATAATGTTGAATTGTGTTATTTAATGCTAGTAATGTTATTTAGCGTTAAGTTACGCTAAACAACATTAAACCACGTTGAATAGCACTAAATcccattcagtctctccagTGTTGATAATTGTTACGTGTCGCTCTGCAGCAGCTgccctctgattggttcctTTAGAGGTGCGCCAGAGCTGATTCGCCGTGCCAGTTCAGAACTCAGACGGGCCGTCTCTGTTCTCGCTCAGCTCCATGGAGTGGTAGTTCAGCGGCCGCCTGCAGAGGGCGACACAAACACCAAACCGAGCTCACCATGCCGTTTACAGAGAAGAACAGTGCCACCTTGTTGACCAACCTTGTAACTACAAAAATAATTTCGCAACCATATGCCAAAATTGTTTACTTCACTTCCAAGATATATGAGGGAGCGAGAgcacgagagcgagagagagagactgtgtggcCACACACAGCTCCAACGTCATCCTTGAGGTTGCAGGCGACCAGAACACTGTTGAACCTCCGACAACGATAAGAAAGCCTACAGAGGTCTGTGCCTTTGCAACATGGTGCCCGGACAAAAAACACCTCTTCGTCAACGTCTGCAAGACTAAGGAGATGATTCAGACCTCAGCGATTTTCATGTCAATTTCTTCTTAATAATTTGATACTCCTTATACGTACTTCTGCTTACCACGTCATAGGGAATTTCCCTGTTGGAATGACCCTTTGTTATACCGTGCATAAGACAAATACACACCGTGGACtctgaaagagagaggagagaaagaaagaaagaacaaaggaACAAAGGATCAAAGGaacgagagcgggagagagtgagaccgGGAGAAGTGAGGGAGTggcagggagagagcgagcctCTACCTCTTCTTGTAGAGGTATGTGAACAGCGCTGCTCCGAGTCCTAGCACTCCCACCAGACCCAGGGCCAGACCGACCTGGAGGCTCAGCGCAGActctgcaacacaacacacaataacattACATCAAGGCCAGAGGGAGCACAATAACATTACATTCAGACCAGAGGGAGCACAATAACATTACATTAAGGCCAGAGGGAGCACAATAACATTACATTAAGGCCAGAGGGAGCACAATAACATTACATTAAGGCCAGAGGGAGCACAATAACATTACATTAAGGCCAGAGGGAGCACAATAACATTACATTAAGGCCAGAGGGAGCACAATAACATTACATTAAGGCCAGAGGGAGCACATTAACATTACATTAAGGCCAGAGGGAGCACAATAACATTACATTAAGGCCAGAGGGAGCACAATAACATTACATTAAGGCCAGAGGGAGCACAATAACATTACATTAAGGCCAGAGGGAGCACAATAACATTACATTAAGGCCAGAGGGAGCACAATAACATTACATTAAGGCCAGAGGGAGCACAATAACATTACATTAAGGCCAGAGGGAGCACAATAACATTACATTAAGGCCAGAGGGAGCACAATAACATTACATTAAGGCCAGAGGGAGCACAATAACATTACATTAAGGCCAGAGGGAGCACAATAACATTACATTCAGGCCAGAGGGACCACAATAACATTACATTAAGGTCAGAGGGAGCACAATAACATTACATTAAGGCCAGAGGGAGCACAATAACATTACATTCAGGCCAGAGGGACCACAATAACATTACATTAAGGCCAGAGGGACCTCACAATTAAAATGCATTCAGGCTGGCTAACCAGTCTAATTCGATTTATACTAGCCTATACTAGCCCAGATCAGACCGGTTAGACCAGACCTTCAAGGCAAGACCAGATCTGTGGGCGGTAGAAGCTAGAAGGTGAAATGATAGTTTGATATTAGATCGGTAAGCAATAGAGTCAAGAAGGTTAAGAGATGGTTGGATTGTAGATCTGTACGAAGTAGAATCTAGAAGGTTATGAGATGGTTTGATTGTAGATCTGTAAGGGGTAGAAGCTTGAAAGTTAAGAGATGGTTCAATTGTAGATATGTAGGCAGTAGAAGCTAGAAGGTTAAGAGATGGTAAGATTGTAGATCTGTAGGCAGTTTGATCTAGAAGGTTCGATTGTAGATCTGTACGAAGTCGACGCTAGAAGGTTATGAGTTGGTTCGTTATAGATCTGTAAGGGTTAGAATCTAGAAGGTTAAGAGTTGGTTCGTTATAGATCTGTAAGGGTTAGAATCTAGAAGGTTAAGAGTTGGTTCGATATAGATCTGTAAGGGTTAGAATCTAGAAGGTTAAGAGTTGGTTCGTTATAGATCTGTAAGGGTTAGAATCTAGAAGGTTAAGAGTTGGTTCGTTATAGATCTGTAAGGGTTAGAATCTAGAAGGTTAAGAGTTGGTTCGATATAGATCTGTAAGGGTTAGAATCTAGAAGGTTAAGAGTTGGTTCGTTATAGATCTGTAAGGGTTAGAAGCTAGAAGGTTAAGAGTTGGTTCGATATAGATCTGTACGGGGTAGAAGCTGACCGGGGCTGGTGTGGGGGTCTGCGTTGGGGACGGAGCAGCTGCCCtctccgtgggggggggggaggtgtgaggaggaggtctgCAGGATGAGGGTCTTCTGGTGGGGCGACAGAGCCATCATGCTGCCCTTGACCCGGAGCCAGCTCGACA encodes:
- the nlrc3 gene encoding NLR family CARD domain-containing protein 3, whose translation is MSRGGRQYEALLGRSERVTWQRDCYMDLQSNPGGPPSKSDRDAHGSVWVHQHQQQLQRFTTASFLRRMLSHLRGQELLSVVDEMRVEDGGGRQVEEQVMTLLSLLASRAPHGPDALQAFVENSDSHEARLILTHDHMVKEHQTMLLQRLASSRDRMYNAPPSLSSASRGLLLVDGLSNLQQKEHDLMQVNTARGSGRIHLRPLALARLMEPLTRVSSSPRVSLTVGVAGIGKTALVRQFVTQWCLRKVCGDISFVLPLSFWELNSLEKVSAERLVRLAFPHLSDPALVLSGACRTLLIFDGLDEFRCRLNFSDASTCSDPKKEVSVEDLVTNIIRGNLLPNVSVWLTSRSAHAALIPVGLVDRLTEVPGFTSQDVHTFLHHCLPERDTAGQVWAHLESHKFLMVMSYIPCVCQIVMETLRFLLQKGSPDSLPRTCTELYAHFCAMNAEAGEPRGREPMRMEQVQASHRKLLGPLGRLAFYGLIKHKYTFGEQDLRAHGVDLPSAQGSHGAALLVREESAIFVAYRFTHLTVQEFLAATFYHVSSKRAIFDLFSESAMSWPKLGFQNHFRNALQRSQQDDGGHLDVLVRFLAGLLSPSAAKPLAALVGKDDCSQQVWAGGFLQSLLGPTGGSEGGAAVSLREVNLAYCLQELKHTELLWKVEEALSSGSLAGTLSRSHCVALAYLLQVSPECCQETNLSDCLNYSTVKCLLPQLLYCSHLRLENNHFKDNVMELLGSLLSAKDCQVQKISLADNSIGNLGAKALSRALLVNRTLTALDLRSNNIGAKGARFLAEALKMNQALVSINFQNNAIGEEGTRALADVLLVNRKLVSLNIQNNAIGPGGARRLAEALKTNQALTELNLCSNQLGDGGATALAQALVENRTLLSLHLQSNSISDRGMTALTRSLRTNQCLQSLNLRENSVGVVGARNMAAALRENGALHNLDLTANLLHDEGVQAIAGAIGVNQSLTSLHLQWNFIKVGATKALAHALTSNTSLNLLDLQENCIGDEGMVCLANALKNNCSLKTLCLQGVSAGRSGAIAMATALMVNHSLHTLDLRGNSIGMEGAKALASALKHNHSLKSLNLQENGLGMDGAIFIATALRANHQLTYINLQGNGIGESGAKVISDTIRTNSPDCVVMI